From Poecile atricapillus isolate bPoeAtr1 chromosome 11, bPoeAtr1.hap1, whole genome shotgun sequence, one genomic window encodes:
- the RBPMS2 gene encoding RNA-binding protein with multiple splicing 2 — protein MSNLNKDTEHTNSGGTVEEEVRTLFVSGLPVDIKPRELYLLFRPFKGYEGSLIKLTSKQPVGFVTFDSRAGAEAAKNALNGIRFDPENPQTLRLEFAKANTKMAKSKLMATPNPTNIHPALGAHFIARDPYDLTGAALIPASPEAWAPYPLYTTELTPAIPHAAFTYPAAAAAAAALHAQMRWYPPSEATQQGWKSRQFC, from the exons GTACGGACGCTGTTTGTCAGTGGCCTTCCTGTGGATATCAAACCCAGAGAGCTCTACCTTCTCTTCCGACCATTCAAG GGTTATGAGGGGTCACTGATCAAGCTGACTTCAAAGCAG CCAGTGGGTTTTGTGACCTTTGACAGCCGGGCTGGTGCTGAAGCAGCGAAGAACGCCTTGAAT ggcatccGCTTTGACCCTGAGAACCCCCAGACCTTGCGGTTAGAATTCGCTAAAGCCAACACAAAGATGGCCAAGAGCAAGCTGATGGCCACACCGAACCCCACCAACATCCACCCTGCACTGGGCGCACATTTCATTGCACGGGACCCCT ATGACCTGACTGGAGCGGCTCTGATCCCAGCGTCCCCGGAGGCGTGGGCTCCCTACCCGCTGTACACCACGGAGCTGACCCCTGCCATCCCCCACGCTGCCTTCACCTAcccggcagctgcagctgcGGCCGCCGCTCTTCACGCTCAG ATGCGCTGGTATCCGCCCTCTGAAGCTACCCAGCAAGGATGGAAGTCTCGTCAGTTTTGTTAG